One genomic segment of Paenibacillus durus includes these proteins:
- a CDS encoding (S)-acetoin forming diacetyl reductase: MGRVDGKVALVTGGGQGIGRAIALRLSQDGFAVAVVDLNEDNAKKVAGEIESAGGRSLALKADVSNRDQVFAAVDETAAKLGGFDVIVNNAGIAPVKMLEEVTVEDLDKVFHINVASVIWGIQAATAKLKELGHGGKIVNASSQAGHVGNASLSVYSASKFAVRSLTQTAAQELAKYGITVNAYCPGIVQTPMWGSIDKQITSSKGEAEGEATKEFGSKITLGRLSTPEDVAAFVSFLAGPDSDYMTGQSPLIDGGMVFL, translated from the coding sequence ATGGGTAGAGTTGACGGGAAAGTAGCACTGGTGACAGGCGGAGGACAAGGTATTGGCCGCGCTATTGCGCTTCGGCTCAGTCAAGACGGGTTTGCTGTTGCGGTTGTAGATTTGAATGAGGATAACGCGAAGAAAGTTGCAGGGGAAATTGAATCGGCCGGCGGGCGCTCCCTGGCGCTGAAAGCCGATGTCTCGAATCGGGATCAGGTATTCGCCGCAGTCGATGAAACGGCCGCGAAGCTGGGAGGCTTCGACGTTATTGTCAATAATGCAGGTATTGCGCCTGTAAAAATGCTTGAAGAAGTGACGGTTGAGGATTTGGACAAAGTATTCCACATTAATGTAGCCAGCGTCATCTGGGGAATTCAGGCTGCGACTGCCAAACTGAAGGAACTGGGACATGGCGGCAAAATCGTAAATGCCTCCTCTCAGGCCGGCCATGTCGGCAATGCCAGCCTCAGCGTCTACTCCGCTTCGAAATTTGCGGTTCGTTCGCTGACGCAGACCGCCGCTCAAGAACTTGCGAAATACGGAATCACCGTAAACGCTTATTGCCCCGGCATCGTCCAAACTCCGATGTGGGGTTCCATCGATAAACAAATTACAAGCTCCAAGGGAGAAGCCGAAGGCGAAGCAACCAAGGAGTTCGGCAGCAAAATCACGCTTGGACGCCTGTCGACTCCGGAAGATGTTGCCGCCTTTGTTTCTTTCCTGGCGGGTCCTG